The following coding sequences are from one Parabacteroides pacaensis window:
- a CDS encoding RHS repeat domain-containing protein: MDNEAIAIYEESNTSGNKCHYLHKDHLGSIMAYSDESGKLEQELSYDAWGRRRNPDTWNYYDQIILANAWHPRGFTGHEHIDFFELVNANGRLYDPVVGRFISPDPKMQAPDYTQGLNKYSYCLNNPLSLTDPSGYSWFSRHWKALFTAIVGIAASILSMGVLSGAAAAATASVSATQLMGIAALSGAIGGLASGLTGSLLTGANFGQLAKACFTGAFWGGVGGFLTFGAGSGSFGERLFKHTFSNGWLEGVKGGNVKHGLMAGAASMLGGDVIHKYGGSQPLAVQAGMNAIVGGTVAELGGGKFANGAITGAFAMLFNHAMHDGEEGETKTVEPTKKKEVEEAKAKYTYLINKNSIVGTWALAPNYFASVVEYARCLDGTTTSGLRFFTNSMRGVAGLQVGLSFIQFSQINRSDYVNKSDLYVKAALDIAVTLTAAVIIGGPAGFLICTTYFIVDAAGGIDAMFHWFGHSATPILPNSRKE; encoded by the coding sequence GTGGATAACGAGGCTATTGCCATTTATGAAGAATCTAATACGAGTGGAAACAAATGCCATTATCTGCATAAAGACCACTTGGGTTCTATTATGGCGTATAGCGATGAAAGCGGAAAGCTGGAGCAGGAACTTAGCTACGATGCTTGGGGAAGAAGAAGGAATCCCGATACGTGGAATTATTATGACCAGATAATCTTGGCGAATGCTTGGCATCCGAGAGGTTTTACCGGACATGAACATATCGATTTCTTCGAACTGGTAAACGCCAACGGAAGGTTATATGATCCGGTTGTAGGCCGATTTATCAGTCCTGATCCTAAGATGCAAGCACCCGACTATACACAAGGGTTGAATAAGTACAGTTATTGCTTGAATAATCCGCTTTCGTTGACTGACCCGTCGGGGTATAGTTGGTTCAGTCGCCATTGGAAAGCACTTTTTACGGCTATTGTCGGCATAGCGGCTAGTATTCTCTCTATGGGTGTTTTGTCTGGTGCGGCGGCAGCAGCAACCGCTAGTGTCAGTGCTACTCAATTGATGGGAATAGCTGCTTTAAGCGGAGCTATCGGAGGTTTGGCCTCCGGACTTACAGGTTCGCTCCTGACGGGAGCTAATTTCGGGCAGTTGGCAAAAGCCTGTTTCACGGGAGCTTTTTGGGGCGGAGTTGGCGGATTCCTTACTTTCGGCGCAGGAAGCGGCAGTTTCGGGGAACGGCTCTTCAAACATACTTTTTCGAATGGCTGGTTAGAAGGTGTGAAAGGTGGAAATGTGAAACATGGATTGATGGCCGGGGCAGCTTCGATGCTAGGAGGTGATGTGATTCATAAGTACGGTGGTAGCCAACCACTTGCCGTTCAAGCAGGGATGAATGCTATTGTAGGAGGAACTGTGGCGGAATTAGGCGGTGGAAAGTTTGCCAATGGAGCGATTACGGGCGCATTTGCTATGTTGTTTAATCATGCGATGCACGATGGAGAGGAAGGCGAAACGAAAACTGTAGAACCGACTAAAAAGAAAGAAGTGGAAGAAGCTAAAGCAAAGTACACATACCTTATAAATAAAAATTCAATAGTGGGTACATGGGCATTAGCACCAAATTATTTTGCATCTGTTGTTGAATACGCTCGTTGTTTAGATGGAACAACGACAAGCGGATTAAGATTTTTTACTAATAGTATGAGAGGTGTTGCTGGGCTTCAAGTTGGTCTTTCTTTCATTCAGTTTAGCCAAATTAATAGAAGTGATTATGTAAATAAAAGTGATTTATATGTAAAAGCAGCCCTTGATATAGCAGTAACACTAACAGCGGCAGTAATAATAGGTGGACCGGCAGGATTTCTTATTTGTACCACTTATTTTATTGTAGATGCCGCAGGAGGAATAGATGCAATGTTTCATTGGTTTGGACATTCAGCTACTCCCATACTCCCTAATTCAAGGAAAGAGTAA
- a CDS encoding DUF2339 domain-containing protein, giving the protein MEAYLLILVLIFLWIMLNKQIGGVEKKLDSLKKEMETWKKAVEKQPVSPDLSPEKESHSTAPEKIVSVENKKVSTVTAPALEKETEVKLNAEPEVSGIQPPKSRMVVLAVHEEEKSLTLRNKEEISKEEGKISSPEESVKTSAILSYKEKSTEISSKEPKTTEKETPLSALTKDFGFHRSDKSSGRKNINYEKYIGENLFSKIGILILVVGIGLFVKYAIDKDWINEVFRTILGFVAGSGLLFVAERLQKKYRTFSSLLAGGAFAIFYVTTAIAFHYYGIFSQTAAFIILIVITIFMSVLSLLYDRRELAVIALIGGFIAPFLVSRGEGNYIICFTYLSILNIGMFGLALYKKWSELPIISFLFTYVIMFLFVIDIRNEYGIPVTPRGFIDLLLFATLFYLIFLLPVISILKNETPKMNRLLLWVIVANNFIYLGFGLYYLNNILTPVRLNGLLTLFVAIVNLAIVLWLRKERQDFRFLVYTMLGLVLTFVSITVPIQLEGNYITLFWAAEMVVLLWLYIRSGIRIYEYFAALMVAATFISCIMDIDYSLFDLWGQAYSISQEPGSMFFNGLFATVLFTGIAFLTFAFLLQKHKSFFETGKIIKYYHWNAGTLFIGIAFIYYNFIQEFIQYLPAGVNIQTVYLFTVAAILLLSYVFKKRFPVKDFLRLYGLGELISVGLSFWDLWISRDNLPEGTGTWYLPWLTMSVTFLILFYVSRNYYTEFKSNLSHTNKYTVFLNVMAVFFWLGIVNRFLEQLSLPDEFNAGFSIALTIAAFVQMMVGMRLHWKVMRVISLFSFGIVLVKLVLSDLWLMPTVGKILVFIMLGIILLILSFLYQKLKDVLFKDDANEK; this is encoded by the coding sequence ATGGAAGCATACCTACTTATATTGGTGCTTATTTTCCTATGGATCATGTTAAATAAGCAAATAGGCGGAGTAGAGAAAAAACTGGATTCTTTGAAAAAGGAGATGGAAACATGGAAGAAGGCAGTTGAAAAGCAACCGGTTTCCCCGGACTTGTCACCGGAAAAGGAGAGCCATAGTACAGCACCGGAGAAAATAGTTTCAGTAGAAAATAAAAAAGTATCTACCGTTACTGCACCAGCCTTGGAAAAAGAGACAGAAGTAAAATTGAATGCAGAGCCGGAAGTTTCCGGAATCCAACCTCCAAAAAGCCGGATGGTTGTATTGGCAGTTCACGAAGAGGAAAAGAGTTTAACCTTACGCAATAAAGAAGAAATTTCCAAGGAAGAAGGAAAAATCTCTTCTCCGGAAGAAAGTGTAAAAACTTCGGCTATTCTTTCTTATAAAGAAAAATCAACAGAAATATCGTCAAAAGAACCTAAAACTACAGAGAAAGAAACACCTCTTTCAGCTTTAACTAAAGATTTTGGTTTCCATCGATCCGACAAGTCTTCCGGAAGAAAGAATATCAATTATGAAAAGTACATTGGTGAGAATCTATTCAGTAAAATCGGTATTTTGATATTAGTAGTAGGGATCGGGTTATTTGTGAAATATGCTATCGATAAAGATTGGATTAATGAAGTTTTCCGAACAATCCTGGGGTTTGTGGCAGGCTCCGGTCTCTTATTTGTAGCGGAACGGTTACAAAAAAAATACCGTACTTTCAGTTCTTTATTAGCAGGCGGCGCATTCGCTATATTTTATGTAACAACAGCCATAGCTTTCCATTATTACGGTATCTTTTCCCAAACGGCAGCTTTTATAATATTGATAGTGATTACCATTTTTATGTCAGTCCTCTCCTTGTTATACGATCGACGTGAATTGGCTGTTATTGCATTGATAGGGGGATTTATCGCACCTTTCTTAGTAAGTAGAGGTGAAGGAAATTACATTATTTGTTTTACGTACTTGAGTATATTAAATATAGGAATGTTCGGTTTAGCATTATATAAAAAATGGTCGGAATTACCGATTATTTCCTTTTTGTTTACCTATGTAATAATGTTTTTATTTGTCATAGATATAAGGAACGAATATGGCATTCCGGTAACTCCGCGGGGATTTATTGATTTACTATTATTCGCTACTCTTTTTTATTTGATCTTTTTATTACCGGTAATTTCCATCCTCAAAAACGAAACTCCTAAAATGAATCGTCTTTTGCTATGGGTCATTGTAGCAAACAATTTCATTTATTTGGGATTTGGCTTATATTATTTGAATAATATCCTTACGCCGGTACGTTTAAACGGATTGCTTACTTTGTTTGTCGCTATTGTTAATCTCGCGATTGTGTTATGGCTAAGAAAAGAACGACAAGATTTTCGCTTTTTAGTTTATACCATGTTAGGTTTGGTGCTGACTTTTGTCTCCATTACCGTTCCTATCCAGTTGGAAGGTAACTATATCACTTTGTTCTGGGCAGCAGAGATGGTCGTGTTACTTTGGCTATATATCAGGTCGGGAATCAGGATTTATGAATATTTCGCAGCGCTTATGGTAGCGGCTACTTTTATTTCCTGTATAATGGATATAGACTATAGTTTATTTGATTTATGGGGACAAGCATATTCTATTTCGCAAGAACCGGGTAGTATGTTTTTTAACGGATTGTTTGCCACCGTCCTGTTTACCGGCATAGCTTTTCTGACATTTGCTTTCCTTCTGCAAAAACATAAATCATTCTTTGAAACAGGTAAAATAATTAAATATTATCATTGGAATGCAGGAACCCTTTTTATTGGGATAGCGTTTATATATTATAATTTTATCCAGGAATTCATTCAATACTTACCTGCCGGAGTCAATATACAAACCGTTTATTTGTTTACGGTAGCAGCCATTTTATTACTTAGTTATGTATTTAAGAAACGTTTCCCGGTAAAAGATTTTTTACGACTGTATGGATTAGGCGAGTTAATAAGCGTAGGGCTTTCTTTCTGGGATCTATGGATAAGCAGAGATAATCTGCCCGAAGGTACAGGGACCTGGTATCTTCCATGGTTAACTATGTCGGTTACCTTTCTTATTCTTTTTTACGTGAGCCGGAATTATTATACGGAATTTAAATCTAACTTATCGCATACTAATAAATATACGGTATTCCTGAATGTAATGGCTGTCTTTTTCTGGCTGGGAATAGTAAATCGTTTTTTAGAACAACTCAGTTTGCCGGATGAATTTAATGCCGGATTTTCTATTGCTCTTACTATTGCTGCTTTTGTACAGATGATGGTAGGGATGCGGTTACATTGGAAAGTAATGAGAGTTATCAGTCTGTTCTCTTTTGGAATCGTCTTGGTGAAACTAGTCCTGTCGGATTTATGGCTGATGCCTACTGTGGGAAAGATACTGGTATTTATTATGCTGGGAATCATTTTATTGATATTATCGTTTTTGTACCAGAAATTAAAAGATGTATTGTTTAAAGATGATGCAAATGAAAAGTAA
- a CDS encoding GGGtGRT protein — protein sequence MALFESYDRRIDNINAVLNEYGIKDIDEAKAICDEKGIDPYTMCKETQPICFENAAWAYVVGAAIAIKKGCTNAADAAEAIGIGLQAFCIKGSVADDRKVGIGHGNLGARLLREETQCFAFLAGHESFAAAEGAIKIAEMANKVRKNPLRVILNGLGKDAAKIISRINGFTYVQTQFDYNSGELKVVDTIAYSDGLRSKVKCYGADDVREGVAIMRAEGVDVSITGNSTNPTRFQHPVAGTYKKECMETGHKYFSVASGGGTGRTLHPDNMAAGPASYGMTDTMGRMHGDAQFAGSSSVPAHVEMMGFLGMGNNPMVGATVAVAVAIEEAMKK from the coding sequence ATGGCTTTATTTGAAAGTTACGACCGCCGTATAGATAATATCAACGCGGTTTTAAACGAATACGGTATCAAAGACATCGACGAAGCTAAAGCTATCTGCGATGAAAAAGGTATCGATCCTTATACCATGTGTAAGGAAACACAACCTATCTGTTTTGAAAATGCAGCTTGGGCTTACGTTGTAGGTGCTGCTATCGCTATTAAAAAAGGTTGTACAAACGCTGCTGATGCAGCCGAAGCTATCGGTATCGGATTACAAGCATTTTGTATCAAAGGTTCTGTTGCCGATGATCGTAAAGTAGGAATCGGACACGGAAACTTAGGAGCCCGTTTGCTCCGTGAGGAAACTCAATGTTTCGCTTTCTTAGCCGGTCACGAATCTTTTGCCGCTGCCGAAGGTGCTATCAAAATTGCCGAAATGGCAAACAAAGTGCGTAAAAATCCGTTACGCGTGATCTTGAACGGTCTCGGAAAAGATGCTGCCAAGATTATTTCCCGTATCAACGGTTTTACGTATGTTCAAACTCAATTTGACTATAATTCCGGTGAATTGAAAGTGGTCGATACAATTGCTTATTCAGACGGTCTTCGTTCTAAAGTAAAATGTTACGGTGCGGATGATGTTCGCGAAGGGGTAGCTATTATGCGTGCCGAAGGAGTGGATGTCTCTATTACAGGTAATTCTACCAACCCAACCCGTTTCCAACACCCGGTTGCCGGTACATACAAGAAAGAATGTATGGAAACAGGTCACAAATATTTTTCTGTTGCTTCTGGTGGTGGTACGGGCCGTACTTTACATCCGGATAATATGGCTGCCGGTCCAGCTTCTTATGGTATGACGGATACGATGGGCCGTATGCACGGTGACGCTCAGTTCGCCGGTTCTTCATCTGTTCCTGCACACGTAGAAATGATGGGATTCCTCGGAATGGGTAACAACCCGATGGTAGGTGCTACCGTAGCTGTAGCAGTTGCTATTGAAGAAGCTATGAAAAAGTAA
- a CDS encoding iron-sulfur cluster assembly scaffold protein, which translates to MIYSQEVQHMCVVRKGADHGPAPIPEEGKWVRSKQITDISGLTHGIGWCAPQQGACKLTLNVKEGIIQEALVETIGCSGMTHSAAMASEILPGKTILEALNTDLVCDAINTAMRELFLQIVYGRTQSAFSEGGLPIGAGLEDLGKGLRSQVGTMFGTLAKGTRYLEMAEGYCTRMALDANDEVIGYEFIHLGKFMDMIKKGIDANEALEKAKGSYGRFKDAVKYIDPRHE; encoded by the coding sequence ATGATTTATTCACAAGAAGTTCAACACATGTGTGTTGTAAGAAAAGGAGCCGACCATGGACCTGCTCCAATTCCTGAAGAAGGAAAATGGGTACGGTCAAAACAAATTACCGACATCTCTGGTTTAACACACGGTATTGGTTGGTGTGCACCGCAACAAGGTGCTTGTAAACTAACACTTAACGTTAAAGAAGGCATTATTCAAGAAGCATTGGTAGAAACGATCGGTTGTTCGGGTATGACACACTCAGCAGCCATGGCATCCGAAATCCTCCCCGGAAAGACAATCCTTGAAGCATTGAATACCGACTTGGTTTGCGATGCTATCAATACGGCTATGCGTGAATTGTTCCTCCAAATCGTTTACGGACGTACTCAATCTGCTTTCTCTGAAGGTGGTCTTCCTATCGGTGCCGGTCTTGAAGATTTGGGTAAAGGTCTTCGTAGCCAGGTAGGTACCATGTTCGGTACGTTGGCTAAAGGAACGCGTTACCTTGAAATGGCAGAAGGTTACTGTACTCGTATGGCTCTCGACGCTAACGATGAAGTTATTGGATATGAATTTATCCACCTTGGCAAATTCATGGACATGATTAAGAAAGGTATAGACGCTAATGAAGCACTGGAAAAAGCAAAAGGCTCTTACGGTCGTTTCAAAGACGCAGTAAAATACATCGATCCTCGTCATGAATAA
- a CDS encoding 6-bladed beta-propeller has protein sequence MKKLFILLFVIGFILCTPKPQTDNTIFVDLDKPEKASLFDYFRSIELIPLETSSNVLIKGITKMIVHEDKYYALDKPLCLIFVFDKAGKFLFKIGTKGPGPREYAFIQDFNINPFSGNMEILEPYGRIHTYDLSGNFIETRRIAYPGFRVAHSLAALDSTTYVSQSIFAPKKILYFNLDEQKLLHEEYEEDMSIGSYANNPYQYQKDWFFFWPFHPVVYKMGKERLEVAFRFDFGKYTKDGRTAILSKESERNFAKRTEEMFDQYSYMIQAVRHNNKYIFASLLWKDEDHKANIIYDRSTGKSKYILDFDEKVWFNSYRGEEIIITDEYALMPIQWVDLEKRITKEMLDDKQKAILEKLLQADTEQNPILIKYWFK, from the coding sequence ATGAAAAAATTATTTATATTATTGTTTGTGATAGGCTTTATCCTGTGTACCCCAAAGCCACAGACCGATAATACTATTTTTGTAGATCTGGATAAACCGGAGAAAGCCTCTCTGTTCGATTATTTTCGTTCCATTGAATTAATCCCGTTAGAAACTTCTTCAAATGTCCTTATTAAGGGGATTACGAAAATGATTGTTCACGAGGATAAGTATTATGCATTGGACAAACCCCTATGTCTTATTTTTGTGTTCGATAAAGCGGGTAAATTTCTTTTTAAAATAGGTACAAAGGGACCTGGTCCCAGAGAATATGCATTTATCCAAGATTTCAATATCAATCCTTTTTCCGGAAACATGGAAATACTGGAACCTTACGGCAGGATACATACTTACGATTTATCCGGTAACTTTATCGAAACAAGGCGAATTGCTTATCCCGGTTTCCGCGTTGCACATTCGCTTGCGGCTTTAGATAGTACCACCTATGTATCTCAATCGATTTTTGCACCTAAAAAAATTCTCTATTTCAATCTGGATGAGCAAAAATTATTGCATGAAGAATATGAAGAGGATATGTCTATCGGCAGTTATGCGAATAATCCTTATCAGTATCAGAAGGACTGGTTTTTTTTCTGGCCTTTCCATCCTGTGGTTTACAAAATGGGGAAGGAACGGCTTGAAGTTGCTTTTCGATTCGATTTCGGGAAATATACAAAAGACGGTAGAACAGCCATTCTCTCAAAAGAGTCGGAAAGAAACTTCGCTAAAAGAACAGAAGAAATGTTCGATCAATATTCTTACATGATACAGGCGGTGAGACATAACAATAAATATATATTTGCCTCACTTTTATGGAAAGATGAAGATCACAAGGCAAATATAATATACGACAGATCTACCGGGAAATCAAAATACATTCTTGATTTTGACGAAAAAGTTTGGTTTAATTCTTATCGTGGGGAGGAAATAATAATTACAGACGAATATGCCCTCATGCCTATCCAATGGGTCGATTTGGAAAAGCGTATTACAAAAGAAATGTTGGACGACAAGCAAAAAGCGATTCTTGAAAAATTGTTGCAGGCAGATACGGAACAAAATCCAATTCTCATCAAATACTGGTTTAAGTAA
- the fucO gene encoding lactaldehyde reductase, with product MEINKIVLNETSYFGAGSRNVIPEEVKRKGYKKAFIVTDNDLLKFGVVKLVTDVLDSASIPYTIFSEVKQNPTVKNVKAGVQAFANSGADFMIAIGGGSPTDTAKAIGIITNNPEFADVVSLEGIANTKNKSVPVIALPTTAGTAAEVTINYVITDEESVKKMVCVDPNDIPVVAIIDAELMSSMPKSLTAATGMDALTHAIEGYITKGAWEMTDMFELKAIEMIARYLPAAVANGNDLEARNGMAVAQYIAGMGFSNVGLGAVHGMAHPLGAFYNIPHGVANALLLPYVMEFNLPAARDKYRKIVEMMGYPTQGLSDEEAAQAAVQAVKELSLKINIPQKLHELGVKEEDLEKLAQAAYADVCTPGNPREVTVTDLLDLYKRAFK from the coding sequence ATGGAAATTAATAAAATCGTATTAAATGAAACCTCGTATTTCGGAGCCGGTTCCAGAAATGTAATACCGGAAGAAGTAAAAAGGAAAGGTTATAAAAAAGCTTTTATCGTAACAGACAACGACCTGCTTAAATTCGGAGTAGTAAAATTGGTAACAGATGTATTAGACAGTGCATCTATCCCTTATACCATTTTTTCGGAAGTAAAACAAAATCCTACAGTAAAGAATGTGAAAGCCGGAGTACAAGCGTTTGCCAATTCCGGTGCTGATTTTATGATTGCCATTGGGGGAGGCTCTCCAACGGATACGGCAAAAGCCATCGGAATTATTACCAATAATCCCGAATTTGCTGATGTGGTTTCATTAGAAGGAATCGCAAACACTAAAAATAAATCAGTACCCGTCATCGCCTTGCCTACTACGGCAGGGACAGCAGCCGAAGTAACGATTAATTACGTAATTACAGATGAAGAAAGTGTCAAGAAAATGGTATGTGTCGATCCTAACGATATTCCTGTCGTCGCTATTATCGATGCGGAATTGATGAGCAGTATGCCTAAATCGCTTACAGCCGCCACCGGTATGGATGCATTAACACACGCTATAGAAGGCTATATCACCAAAGGAGCCTGGGAAATGACGGATATGTTCGAATTAAAAGCGATTGAAATGATTGCCCGGTATCTTCCCGCTGCCGTAGCGAATGGAAATGATCTGGAAGCCCGGAACGGGATGGCGGTCGCCCAATACATTGCAGGCATGGGATTTAGCAATGTAGGATTAGGTGCGGTACATGGAATGGCACATCCTTTAGGAGCTTTCTACAATATTCCTCATGGAGTAGCGAATGCTTTGCTGTTACCTTATGTCATGGAATTTAATTTGCCTGCCGCTAGAGATAAGTATCGTAAAATAGTAGAAATGATGGGATATCCGACTCAGGGGCTATCCGATGAAGAAGCAGCCCAAGCAGCTGTGCAAGCTGTAAAAGAGTTATCTTTAAAAATCAACATTCCTCAAAAGCTTCATGAACTAGGAGTAAAAGAAGAAGACTTGGAAAAGCTGGCCCAGGCTGCCTATGCAGATGTTTGCACTCCCGGAAATCCCAGGGAAGTAACCGTGACCGATTTATTGGATCTTTATAAAAGGGCTTTCAAATAA
- a CDS encoding TlpA disulfide reductase family protein, with product MKEFFLFAVSAVMLASCDPLPPEYKISGTVNNPALNGKYVYLCDLNSQNNLPMDSALVKNGAFSFKGNQSSPLLTLIKFNKTDLFPGDQEDTRDYGPGENAVFSTILVLENAPIQVKLDTVSVISGTPENNKLQAFVNGINDIRNQSAYLDEKLAVYRELPPQEQREVEKAYDGFMEKRAGLAKEYIQNNSDKLSGGYILWTFRYFLNEDDQLAMVEKADSLFKAAPGMPSLIRYLETVKSVAVGKPFKDFTMNDTKGISHKLSDYVGKGNYVLIDFWASWCSPCRKEMPNLVEAYKQYHKKGFEIVGISLDNKVEKWEKGIQELTISWPQLSDLKGWQNEGAALYAVNSIPATFLVGPDGTIIAKQLRGEELKEKLKEIYK from the coding sequence ATGAAGGAATTCTTTTTATTTGCAGTTTCAGCCGTAATGTTGGCTAGCTGTGATCCATTACCCCCTGAGTACAAAATTAGCGGAACAGTAAATAATCCGGCACTGAATGGTAAATATGTTTATTTATGTGACCTTAATAGCCAGAACAATTTACCTATGGATAGTGCTTTAGTTAAAAACGGAGCTTTCTCTTTCAAGGGAAATCAATCTTCACCGCTTCTTACCCTTATTAAATTTAATAAGACAGATCTTTTCCCCGGAGATCAAGAAGATACCCGGGATTACGGACCGGGTGAAAATGCGGTTTTCTCTACTATTTTAGTATTGGAAAATGCTCCGATCCAAGTAAAGCTTGATACTGTATCGGTTATTTCAGGCACGCCTGAAAATAACAAGCTTCAAGCTTTCGTAAACGGTATTAACGATATCCGTAACCAGTCTGCTTACCTGGATGAAAAGCTTGCTGTCTACCGGGAACTTCCTCCTCAAGAACAACGGGAAGTAGAAAAAGCGTACGACGGGTTTATGGAAAAAAGAGCCGGCTTGGCAAAAGAATATATTCAGAACAATTCCGATAAACTTTCCGGAGGATATATATTATGGACGTTCCGTTATTTTCTAAATGAGGATGACCAACTAGCTATGGTTGAAAAGGCGGATTCTTTATTTAAGGCTGCTCCGGGAATGCCTTCGTTAATCCGGTACTTGGAGACAGTAAAAAGTGTTGCAGTAGGTAAACCTTTCAAAGATTTTACCATGAATGATACAAAAGGTATATCCCACAAACTATCTGATTACGTAGGAAAAGGTAACTATGTATTGATCGATTTCTGGGCTTCCTGGTGTTCTCCTTGTCGGAAAGAAATGCCTAATCTGGTAGAAGCTTATAAGCAGTATCATAAAAAAGGATTTGAAATTGTAGGTATTTCTTTAGACAACAAAGTAGAAAAATGGGAAAAAGGAATTCAGGAGTTGACGATTTCCTGGCCCCAACTTTCCGATTTGAAAGGCTGGCAAAATGAAGGTGCAGCTCTTTACGCAGTAAATAGTATTCCGGCAACTTTTTTAGTCGGGCCAGACGGAACTATTATAGCCAAACAACTACGTGGTGAAGAGCTAAAAGAAAAACTGAAAGAAATATATAAGTAA